One window from the genome of Malus domestica chromosome 01, GDT2T_hap1 encodes:
- the LOC114824349 gene encoding elongator complex protein 1-like isoform X1: MNNLKLYSEVSLNLHLQSEEELILFSAFDIEQNRLFFASSDNNIYATHLSSIQNERAWSKTSISAQVNQIELDPKDFITSFSYLMEKEALLVGTGNGLLLLHSVGVNATQVVGGVDGGVKCIAPSPDGDLLAITTGSGQVLVMTQDWDLLYETALEDLPEDGNHVCEQQLSSKFTFESPISWRGDGKYFVTLSEVQDLASMLKRLKIWERHSGAVHAVSESKSFIGSVVDWMPSGAKIAAVYDRKSENECPSIVFFERNGLERNLFSINEQTNATIEFLKWNCSSDLLAAVVRCENYDCVKVWYFSNNHWYLKSEIRYPRQDGVRFVWNPTKSLQLLCWTLGGQITSYDFIWNSAVMDDSTALVIDDSKILVTPLSLYIMPPPMYLFSLKFLSAVRDFAFYSKNSRNCLAAFLSDGSLCVVELPATDTWEELEGKEFAAEASISESPFGSFLHMTWLDPHKILAVSHYGFSHSNYLSQTTSSEDGAGFYLQEVELVCSENHVPGLVTCSGWHAKVAGQNSLEEMIISIAPNPARKGSAFVQFDGGKVCEYVPKFGIPRGVPKHDWSFSSTCPSMSVVLVGNSGSLEPLIFGLDESCRLHVNGKIICNNCSSFSLYSNLDDQVITHIVLATKQDCLFIADITDIFHRELEIKYEKPIQAGNKKREDHGDFINIWERGAKVVGVLHGDEAAVILQTTRGNLESMYPRKLVLASICNALVQRHFRDALLMVRRHRIDFNVIVDYCGWQVFLQSASEFVKQVNNLNYITEFVCAINNENIIETLYKKFISLPFPKEAKDDSKGFDSNNKIPSVLLAIRKALEEHSPEVPARELCILTTLARSDPPALDEALERIKAIREMELSGSNDQRRMSYPSAEEALKHLLWLSDSESVYEAALGLYDLNLAAMVALNSQRDPKEFLPFLQQLESMPVTLMRYNIDLRLHRFEKALKHIVSAGDACYSDSLNLMRKNPQLFPLGHQLIANPAKKKQVLEAWGDYLSGEKCFDDAAATYLCCSSLEKALKSYRACGNWSKVLTVAGLLKLSEDEIMQMAHELCEELQALGKPREAAKIALEYCGDVNNGMNLLISARDWEEALRVALMHNRQDLVSDVKNASLECASLLIGEYEEGLEKVGKYLARYLALRQRRLLLAAKIKSEEWSMDDLDDDTASEASSNFSGMSAYTTGTRGSSGTSTRSRAASKARDARRQRKRGKIRPGSPGEELALADHLKGMSLTTGALQELKSLLLSLMMLGEVEIARKLQRAGENLQLSHMAAVKLTEDTISSDNTDEHTQTLDHYTQIIRSEVQNSEAFFWRCKVFLSP; encoded by the exons ATGAATAATCTGAAGCTCTACTCGGAGGTCTCTCTGAATCTCCACTTACAATCCGAGGAGGAGCTCATACTCTTCTCCGCTTTCGACATCGAGCAGAATCGCTTGTTCTTCGCTTCCTCCGACAATAACATTTACGCCACTCACCTCTCGTCCATCCag AATGAAAGGGCGTGGAGCAAAACCTCGATATCGGCGCAAGTTAATCAAATCGAATTGGATCCCAAGGACTTCATCACTTCATTTAGTTACCTCATGGAGAAAGAGGCGCTTTTGGTGGGAACTGGCAATGGGCTTCTGCTGCTGCATTCTGTGGGTGTTAATGCTACCCAAGTCGTTGGTGGTGTGGATGGCGGTGTCAAGTGCATTGCCCCCAGTCCGGATGGTGACCTTCTTGCCATAACTACTGGGTCTGGGCAGGTGCTGGTGATGACTCAGGATTGGGATTTGTTGTACGAGACTGCGCTTGAGGATCTACCGGAAGATGGCAACCACGTAT GTGAACAGCAATTATCTTCTAAGTTCACATTTGAAAGCCCTATTTCTTGGCGTGGTGATGGGAAGTACTTTGTCACCCTAAGTGAGGTGCAGGATTTGGCATCCATGCTTAAGAGGCTTAAAATTTGGGAGCGACATTCGGGAGCAGTACATGCTGTATCTGAATCAAAGTCGTTCATTGGATCAGTTGTGGACTGGATGCCCAGTGGAGCAAAAATTGCAGCTGTTTATGATAGGAAATCGGAAAATGAGTGCCCCTCAATAGTTTTCTTTGAGAGGAATGGGTTAGAAAGAAACTTGTTTAGCATCAATGAGCAAACAAATGCAACCATAGAATTTCTCAAGTGGAATTGCAGCTCAGATCTGCTTGCTGCCGTTGTCCGATGTGAAAACTATGACTGCGTCAAGGTTTGGTATTTCAGTAACAACCACTGGTACTTGAAATCTGAAATTAGATACCCAAGACAGGATGGAGTGAGGTTTGTCTGGAATCCAACGAAGTCACTGCAGTTGTTATGTTGGACTCTTGGTGGCCAGATTACATCGTACGACTTCATATGGAATTCAGCTGTGATGGATGACTCTACTGCGCTAGTAATTGATGACTCCAAGATACTTGTAACGCCTCTTTCTTTATACATAATGCCACCTCCGATGTACTTATTCAGCCTTAAATTCCTGAGTGCTGTCCGGGACTTTGCTTTCTATTCCAAGAATTCTAGGAACTGTTTGGCTGCTTTTCTGTCAGATGGTTCTTTATGTGTCGTTGAGCTTCCTGCCACTGATACTTGGGAAGAATTAGAAGGCAAAGAATTTGCTGCTGAAGCATCCATTTCTGAATCACCATTTGGTTCATTTTTGCATATGACATGGTTGGACCCGCATAAAATTCTTGCTGTTTCTCACTACGGGTTCAGTCATAGTAATTACTTATCTCAAACTACATCAAGTGAGGATGGCGCCGGCTTTTATTTGCAGGAAGTTGAGCTTGTATGTTCTGAGAATCATGTCCCTGGTTTAGTGACATGCTCAGGCTGGCATGCAAAAGTTGCTGGCCAAAACTCTCTAGAAGAGATGATTATTTCAATTGCTCCTAATCCTGCTAGAAAAGGTTCGGCATTTGTCCAATTTGATGGTGGAAAGGTTTGCGAGTATGTCCCAAAGTTCGGTATTCCTAGAGGAGTTCCAAAACATGATTGGAGTTTCTCATCAACTTGCCCTTCTATGAGTGTGGTTCTAGTTGGAAACAGTGGGTCATTGGAACCTTTAATTTTTGGACTTGATGAGAGCTGTAGGCTGCACGTCAATGGGAAGATAATATGCAACAACTGCAGCAGTTTCTCTCTGTACTCAAATTTGGATGACCAAGTGATCACGCATATAGTTTTGGCAACTAAGCAGGATTGCCTTTTTATTGCTGACATCACAGATATATTTCATAGAGAGTTGGAAATAAAATATGAGAAACCCATCCAAGCTGGTAACAAGAAACGAGAAGATCATGGAGACTTCATAAACATATGGGAAAGAGGTGCAAAAGTTGTTGGAGTCCTGCATGGAGACGAAGCTGCTGTTATTTTGCAAACAACTCGGGGGAACCTAGAATCCATGTATCCAAGAAAATTGGTCCTGGCCTCTATTTGCAATGCATTGGTACAGAGGCACTTCAGAGACGCACTTCTCATGGTGAGGCGGCATAGGATAGATTTCAATGTCATTGTTGACTATTGTGGTTGGCAAGTGTTTCTCCAATCAGCTTCAGAATTTGTCAAGCAGGTTAATAACTTGAACTACATAACTGAGTTTGTTTGTGCCATAAACAACGAAAACATTATAGAGACACtgtataaaaaatttatttctctACCCTTCCCGAAAGAAGCTAAAGATGACTCCAAGGGTTTTGATTCGAATAACAAGATACCTTCTGTGCTTCTGGCCATAAGGAAGGCTCTTGAGGAACATTCACCAGAAGTTCCTGCAAGGGAGCTTTGCATTTTAACCACTCTAGCTCGTAGTGACCCCCCTGCACTTGATGAGGCTTTGGAGAGAATAAAAGCTATCCGTGAAATGGAATTGTCAGGTTCCAATGACCAAAGGAGAATGTCGTACCCCTCTGCTGAAGAGGCTTTGAAGCATCTCCTGTGGTTATCTGATTCTGAGTCTGTGTATGAGGCTGCTTTAGGCCTTTACGATTTGAACCTTGCAGCTATGGTGGCATTGAACTCTCAGCGGGACCCTAAAGAGttccttccttttcttcaacaaTTGGAATCGATGCCAGTTACTTTAATGCGTTATAACATTGACCTTAGGCTGCACAGGTTTGAGAAAGCGCTCAAGCACATTGTTTCTGCAGGAGACGCTTGTTACTCAGATTCTCTGAATCTGATGAGGAAAAATCCTCAACTTTTCCCCTTGGGACATCAATTGATTGCTAATCCTGCCAAGAAGAAGCAAGTCCTTGAGGCCTGGGGAGATTATCTTAGTGGTGAAAAATGCTTCGATGATGCTGCTGCCACTTATTTGTGTTGTTCCAGTTTGGAGAAGGCTTTGAAGTCATACCGTGCTTGTGGTAATTGGAGTAAGGTGCTTACAGTTGCTGGGCTTCTAAAACTGAGTGAAGATGAGATCATGCAAATGGCTCATGAGCTTTGTGAAGAACTTCAAGCACTTGGTAAACCAAGGGAAGCAGCCAAAATTGCTCTGGAGTATTGTGGTGACGTTAACAATGGGATGAATTTGTTGATTAGCGCCAGGGATTGGGAGGAGGCTTTGAGAGTCGCTTTAATGCACAATAGACAGGATTTGGTCTctgatgtgaagaatgcatcCTTGGAATGTGCAAGCTTGCTCATTGGTGAATACGAGGAAGGTTTGGAGAAAGTAGGGAAGTACTTGGCTCGATACTTGGCTTTAAGACAAAGAAGGTTACTTCTTGCAGCAAAAATCAAGTCAGAGGAATGGTCAATGGACGATCTTGACGATGATACTGCTTCAGAAGCTAGCAGTAATTTCAGTGGAATGAGTGCTTACACCACGGG GACCAGGGGTAGCTCTGGTACTTCCACCCGATCAAGGGCAGCCAGCAAGGCAAGAGATGCCAGGCGCCagagaaaaagaggaaaaatcCGCCCCGGCAG TCCTGGCGAGGAACTGGCTCTGGCAGACCACTTGAAGGGAATGTCTCTAACGACTGGAGCTTTGCAAGAGCTAAAGTCTTTGTTACTTTCGCTTATGATGCTTGGCGAGGTTGAAATCGCAAGGAAGCTGCAAAGGGCTGGGGAAAACCTTCAACTGTCTCATATGGCAGCAGTCAAACTAACTGAAGATACAATATCCAGTGATAACACAGATGAGCATACGCAGACTTTGGATCATTACACACAAATTATCCGAAGTGAAGTGCAGAACTCCGAGGCTTTCTTTTGGCGATGTAAAGTATTTCTTTCCCCTTAA
- the LOC103434309 gene encoding uncharacterized protein, which yields MSSGYNSPARSPGSSRLQLGGGGGGGGGGGVSRLRSSLLKKPPEPLRRAVADCLSSSAAATSHHVTTSSTVLLSEASRILRDYLAAPSTMDLSYNVILEHTIAERERSPAVVARCVALLKRYLLRYKPSEETLLQIDRFCVNTIVECDIGPNRRLSPRSQSFGSITSTISTASTNVVPLSVPSFASEALVKSLNYVRSLVSQHLPKRSFHPAAFSGAPSATRQSLPSLSSLLSRSFNSQLSPAHSGEPLENKDATTMSILNLSNIGKIDGMGDLEYFALDVFKWRWLGEQQSSSLGTESDRVVNPQDMRTHSLLEVGAAALLVGDMEAKMRGQPWKYFGTADMPYLDQLLQPSPVTAITDSATARSHLRAITASKRTKSGPHQIWDDSPVSTFRPRAKPLFQYRHYSEQQPLRLNPAEVCEVIAAVCSEASSQNANVKTVSSRLTNNYGKPSMDAAVSVLIKLVIDMYVLDSGTAAPLTLSMLEEMLNSPRAACRNRAFDLILNLGVHAHLLEPMVADNDSTIEEEYSQESYFDSESKLATQGVGRSDSLIMGTSSAIDNFETWILNILYEILLFLVQIEEEEESVWASALSCLLYFVCDRGKILRNRINGLDIRVLKALLEISRKNSWAEVVHCKLISMLANMFYQVPEGINKAVSSTQLFLVEQVDLIGGIEFIFVEYSLAKSREERRNLFLVLLDYALHQINEICIATGVTEYSDDEIQPLVALLNLADAPEAFYISVKLGLVGIGEILRSSISDALSRYPNSERLNMLLDSVMEKLGATTSSFTHLDTEFSHMMQITKSYKSLDSIEGAVLRNGVGEKAKLSWALLHSLLHSERIAYRRNAYIWLSDLLIAEISEERNSSIWSNIKTMQQKIAQAGVYDSSVASDVPLPIWLMCGLLKSKHNSIRWGFLNVLERLLMRCKILLNENKVQQSHGSDIGNVRKDSRLEKANAVIDIMSSALSLVFQINETDRINILKMCDILFSQLCLRAPSANTIDFGDDAQLGRVLSRMDGGKIVDEKESSRQDVCMEESSARSGLSNNNPLDHETESMAALLLRGQAIVPMQLVTRVPAALFYWPLIQLAGAATDNIALGIAVGSKGRGNLPGAISDIRATLLLLLIGKCTADSATFQDVDGEEFFRELLDDTDSRVAYYSSAFLLKRMMTEKPEKYQHMLQNLVVRAQQSNNEKLLENPYLQMRGILQLANDLGTGL from the exons ATGTCTTCGGGCTACAACAGTCCGGCTCGGAGCCCCGGGAGTTCGAGGCTTCAGTTGGGCggaggcggaggaggaggaggaggaggaggagtctCCAGGTTGAGATCTTCGTTGCTCAAGAAGCCGCCTGAGCCGCTGCGCCGAGCTGTGGCCGATTGCCTGTCCTCCTCCGCCGCGGCTACCTCCCACCATGTGACCACTTCCTCCACCGTGCTCCTCTCCGAAGCTTCTCGAATTCTTCGG GACTATCTGGCAGCCCCTTCGACGATGGACTTGTCTTACAATGTGATTTTAGAACATACCATTGCTGAGAGGGAGCGAAG CCCAGCAGTTGTTGCAAGGTGTGTGGCACTTTTGAAACGCTACCTTCTAAG GTACAAACCTAGTGAAGAGACATTACTGCAGATAGATCGCTTTTGTGTAAACACCATTGTTGAATGTGACATTGGTCCAAACCGGAGATTGTCTCCACGGTCTCAATCGTTTGGATCAATAACATCAACAATATCAACGGCATCTACAAATGTTGTTCCTTTATCTGTACCTAGTTTTGCGTCCGAGGCACTTGTGAAGTCATTGAACTATGTGCGGTCTCTTGTGTCTCAACATCTTCCAAAGCGGTCATTCCATCCGGCTGCTTTCTCTGGAGCCCCTTCTGCAACTAGACAGTCTCTTCCGAGTCTGTCTTCTTTGTTGAGCAGGTCCTTTAATTCACAACTAAGCCCTGCACATAGTGGAGAACCTTTGGAGAATAAAGATGCTACAACTATGTCCATTTTGAACTTATCAAACATTGGAAAGATTGATGGAATGGGAGATCTTGAATACTTTGCACTGGACGTTTTCAAGTGGCGCTGGCTTGGGGAACAGCAGTCATCATCCTTGGGGACTGAAAG TGATCGTGTTGTAAATCCCCAAGATATGAGAACACATAGTCTTCTAGAAGTAGGTGCAGCAGCTCTACTTGTAGGAGATATGGAAGCTAAAATGAGAGGTCAACCGTGGAAGTATTTTGGAACTGCTGATATGCCTTATCTTGACCAACTGCTGCAACCTTCACCGGTAACAGCGATAACTGATTCTGCCACTGCACGTTCCCATTTGAGAGCAATCACAGCATCTAAACGTACTAAATCTGGCCCTCATCAAATATG GGATGATTCTCCGGTGAGCACATTTCGTCCTCGGGCGAAGCCACTATTCCAGTATCGTCACTACAG TGAACAACAACCCTTGCGATTGAATCCTGCTGAGGTTTGTGAGGTTATTGCTGCAGTTTGCTCTGAGGCATCTTCACAGAATGCTAATGTGAAGACTGTATCATCTAGATTAACTAATAACTATGGAAAACCATCAATGGATGCGGCAGTGAGCGTCCTTATCAAACTTGTTATTGACAT GTATGTTTTGGATTCAGGGACTGCTGCCCCTCTCACTCTGTCTATGCTTGAG GAAATGCTTAATTCTCCAAGAGCAGCATGTAGGAATCGtgcttttgatttgattttgaacCTTGGAGTTCATGCTCATTTATTAGAGCCAATGGTAGCCGATAACGATTCCACGATTGAAGAAGAGTATTCTCAAGAATCATATTTTGACAGTGAATCTAAGCTTGCAACACAAGGAGTGGGAAGATCAGATTCTCTTATCATGGGCACTTCCTCAGCTATTGATAATTTTGAAACTtggattttgaatattttgtatgagATATTGCTGTTTCTTGTCCAG atagaagaggaggaggaatcTGTCTGGGCTTCTGCTCTTAGTTGTTTGCTATATTTTGTCTGTGATAGAGGCAAAATCTTGAGAAACCGGATAAATGGACTTGACATAAGG GTTTTAAAGGCACTACTAGAAATTAGTAGGAAGAATTCTTGGGCAGAAGTAGTTCATTGCAAGCTTATTAGCATGTTAGCAAACATGTTTTATCAAGTACCTGAAGGAATCAACAAGGCTGTTTCAAGTACCCAATTATTTCTGGTGGAGCAAGTTGATCTGATTGGTGGAATAGAGTTTATTTTTGTTGAG TATTCACTTGCAAAATCAAGGGAGGAAAGGAGAAATCtgtttttggttcttttggACTATGCTTTGCATCAAATAAATGAAATATGCATAGCTACTGGAGTCACTGAGTATAGCGATGATGAGATTCAGCCTCTTGTTGCCCTGCTCAATCTGGCTGATGCGCCCGAAGCTTTTTATATATCTGTTAAGCTTGGGTTGGTAGGCATTGGGGAAATCTTGAGGAGTTCTATTTCAGATGCATTGTCTAGATATCCAAACAGTGAACGGCTCAATATG CTATTGGACAGTGTAATGGAGAAACTTGGTGCGACAACAAGCTCATTTACTCATTTGGACACGGAGTTCTCACACATGATGCAGATAACCAAATCTTACAAGTCTCTGGATAGCATTGAAGGTGCAGTTCTGAGAAATGGTGTTGGCGAAAAAGCGAAACTCTCATGGGCTCTTTTACATTCCCTTCTTCATTCAGAAAGAATTGCATACCGTCGGAATGCGTATATCTGGTTAAGTGACCTGCTTATTGCAGAAATTAGTGAAGAAAGGAATTCAAGTATATGGTCAAATATAAAAACCATGCAGCAAAAAATTGCCCAAGCAGGTGTTTATGATTCTTCAGTTGCTTCAGATGTTCCTTTGCCCATTTGGCTTATGTGTGGACTTTTGAAATCAAAGCACAACTCAATCAGATGGGGATTTTTGAATGTTCTTGAAAGGCTTCTCATGAGGTGTAAGATTTtgttaaatgaaaataaagtcCAGCAATCACATGGCAGTGATATTGGCAATGTACGGAAAGATAGCCGCCTTGAAAAAGCTAATGCAGTGATAGACATCATGAGTAGTGCCTTGTCCTTGGTTTTTCAGATTAATGAAACAGATCGCATTAATATTTTGAAG ATGTGTGACATTCTATTCTCTCAATTATGCTTGAGAGCTCCATCTGCAAATACAATAGACTTTGGAGATGATGCACAGCTTGGTAGGGTTCTTAGTCGGATGGATGGAGGTAAAATAGTTGACGAGAAAGAGAGTTCTCGCCAAGATGTTTGTATGGAAGAATCCAGTGCCAGATCTGGCCTCAGTAATAACAATCCACTAGATCATGAGACAGAATCAATGGCAGCACTGCTTCTCCGAGGACAGGCCATAGTTCCCATGCAGTTGGTTACACGAGTTCCAGCTGCTTTGTTTTATTGGCCATTGATTCAACTTGCTGGTGCAGCAACAGACAACATTGCGTTGGGTATAGCTGTTGGAAGCAAAGGAAGAGGGAACCTTCCTGGTGCTATATCTGATATACGGGCTACCCTTTTGTTACTTCTAATTGGTAAATGTACTGCAGATTCTGCTACTTTCCAGGACGTTGACGGGGAAGAATTTTTTAG GGAACTCTTGGATGACACAGACTCGAGGGTGGCATATTACTCATCAGCTTTTCTTCTGAAG CGAATGATGACAGAAAAACCCGAAAAGTACCAGCACATGCTTCAGAATCTTGTTGTTAGAGCTCAGCAG AGCAACAATGAAAAGCTCTTGGAAAATCCCTATCTTCAGATGCGTGGCATACTTCAGCTGGCTAACGATCTTGGAACTGGGTTGTAA
- the LOC103417740 gene encoding uncharacterized protein produces the protein MEARKLLNDKKFWVASFLIAWAAALQGHMMWVQRQESFKQKFGSLSETETSDAEE, from the exons ATGGAAGCCAGGAAGCTCCTCAACGACAAGAAATTCTGGGTCGCATCTTTCCTCATTGCTTGGGCTGCTGCTCTCCAG GGGCACATGATGTGGGTGCAGAGACAGGAATCCTTCAAGCAAAAGTTTGGCAGTCTCAGCGAAACCGAAACCAGTGATGCCGAAGAGTAA
- the LOC114824349 gene encoding elongator complex protein 1-like isoform X2 has protein sequence MLKRLKIWERHSGAVHAVSESKSFIGSVVDWMPSGAKIAAVYDRKSENECPSIVFFERNGLERNLFSINEQTNATIEFLKWNCSSDLLAAVVRCENYDCVKVWYFSNNHWYLKSEIRYPRQDGVRFVWNPTKSLQLLCWTLGGQITSYDFIWNSAVMDDSTALVIDDSKILVTPLSLYIMPPPMYLFSLKFLSAVRDFAFYSKNSRNCLAAFLSDGSLCVVELPATDTWEELEGKEFAAEASISESPFGSFLHMTWLDPHKILAVSHYGFSHSNYLSQTTSSEDGAGFYLQEVELVCSENHVPGLVTCSGWHAKVAGQNSLEEMIISIAPNPARKGSAFVQFDGGKVCEYVPKFGIPRGVPKHDWSFSSTCPSMSVVLVGNSGSLEPLIFGLDESCRLHVNGKIICNNCSSFSLYSNLDDQVITHIVLATKQDCLFIADITDIFHRELEIKYEKPIQAGNKKREDHGDFINIWERGAKVVGVLHGDEAAVILQTTRGNLESMYPRKLVLASICNALVQRHFRDALLMVRRHRIDFNVIVDYCGWQVFLQSASEFVKQVNNLNYITEFVCAINNENIIETLYKKFISLPFPKEAKDDSKGFDSNNKIPSVLLAIRKALEEHSPEVPARELCILTTLARSDPPALDEALERIKAIREMELSGSNDQRRMSYPSAEEALKHLLWLSDSESVYEAALGLYDLNLAAMVALNSQRDPKEFLPFLQQLESMPVTLMRYNIDLRLHRFEKALKHIVSAGDACYSDSLNLMRKNPQLFPLGHQLIANPAKKKQVLEAWGDYLSGEKCFDDAAATYLCCSSLEKALKSYRACGNWSKVLTVAGLLKLSEDEIMQMAHELCEELQALGKPREAAKIALEYCGDVNNGMNLLISARDWEEALRVALMHNRQDLVSDVKNASLECASLLIGEYEEGLEKVGKYLARYLALRQRRLLLAAKIKSEEWSMDDLDDDTASEASSNFSGMSAYTTGTRGSSGTSTRSRAASKARDARRQRKRGKIRPGSPGEELALADHLKGMSLTTGALQELKSLLLSLMMLGEVEIARKLQRAGENLQLSHMAAVKLTEDTISSDNTDEHTQTLDHYTQIIRSEVQNSEAFFWRCKVFLSP, from the exons ATGCTTAAGAGGCTTAAAATTTGGGAGCGACATTCGGGAGCAGTACATGCTGTATCTGAATCAAAGTCGTTCATTGGATCAGTTGTGGACTGGATGCCCAGTGGAGCAAAAATTGCAGCTGTTTATGATAGGAAATCGGAAAATGAGTGCCCCTCAATAGTTTTCTTTGAGAGGAATGGGTTAGAAAGAAACTTGTTTAGCATCAATGAGCAAACAAATGCAACCATAGAATTTCTCAAGTGGAATTGCAGCTCAGATCTGCTTGCTGCCGTTGTCCGATGTGAAAACTATGACTGCGTCAAGGTTTGGTATTTCAGTAACAACCACTGGTACTTGAAATCTGAAATTAGATACCCAAGACAGGATGGAGTGAGGTTTGTCTGGAATCCAACGAAGTCACTGCAGTTGTTATGTTGGACTCTTGGTGGCCAGATTACATCGTACGACTTCATATGGAATTCAGCTGTGATGGATGACTCTACTGCGCTAGTAATTGATGACTCCAAGATACTTGTAACGCCTCTTTCTTTATACATAATGCCACCTCCGATGTACTTATTCAGCCTTAAATTCCTGAGTGCTGTCCGGGACTTTGCTTTCTATTCCAAGAATTCTAGGAACTGTTTGGCTGCTTTTCTGTCAGATGGTTCTTTATGTGTCGTTGAGCTTCCTGCCACTGATACTTGGGAAGAATTAGAAGGCAAAGAATTTGCTGCTGAAGCATCCATTTCTGAATCACCATTTGGTTCATTTTTGCATATGACATGGTTGGACCCGCATAAAATTCTTGCTGTTTCTCACTACGGGTTCAGTCATAGTAATTACTTATCTCAAACTACATCAAGTGAGGATGGCGCCGGCTTTTATTTGCAGGAAGTTGAGCTTGTATGTTCTGAGAATCATGTCCCTGGTTTAGTGACATGCTCAGGCTGGCATGCAAAAGTTGCTGGCCAAAACTCTCTAGAAGAGATGATTATTTCAATTGCTCCTAATCCTGCTAGAAAAGGTTCGGCATTTGTCCAATTTGATGGTGGAAAGGTTTGCGAGTATGTCCCAAAGTTCGGTATTCCTAGAGGAGTTCCAAAACATGATTGGAGTTTCTCATCAACTTGCCCTTCTATGAGTGTGGTTCTAGTTGGAAACAGTGGGTCATTGGAACCTTTAATTTTTGGACTTGATGAGAGCTGTAGGCTGCACGTCAATGGGAAGATAATATGCAACAACTGCAGCAGTTTCTCTCTGTACTCAAATTTGGATGACCAAGTGATCACGCATATAGTTTTGGCAACTAAGCAGGATTGCCTTTTTATTGCTGACATCACAGATATATTTCATAGAGAGTTGGAAATAAAATATGAGAAACCCATCCAAGCTGGTAACAAGAAACGAGAAGATCATGGAGACTTCATAAACATATGGGAAAGAGGTGCAAAAGTTGTTGGAGTCCTGCATGGAGACGAAGCTGCTGTTATTTTGCAAACAACTCGGGGGAACCTAGAATCCATGTATCCAAGAAAATTGGTCCTGGCCTCTATTTGCAATGCATTGGTACAGAGGCACTTCAGAGACGCACTTCTCATGGTGAGGCGGCATAGGATAGATTTCAATGTCATTGTTGACTATTGTGGTTGGCAAGTGTTTCTCCAATCAGCTTCAGAATTTGTCAAGCAGGTTAATAACTTGAACTACATAACTGAGTTTGTTTGTGCCATAAACAACGAAAACATTATAGAGACACtgtataaaaaatttatttctctACCCTTCCCGAAAGAAGCTAAAGATGACTCCAAGGGTTTTGATTCGAATAACAAGATACCTTCTGTGCTTCTGGCCATAAGGAAGGCTCTTGAGGAACATTCACCAGAAGTTCCTGCAAGGGAGCTTTGCATTTTAACCACTCTAGCTCGTAGTGACCCCCCTGCACTTGATGAGGCTTTGGAGAGAATAAAAGCTATCCGTGAAATGGAATTGTCAGGTTCCAATGACCAAAGGAGAATGTCGTACCCCTCTGCTGAAGAGGCTTTGAAGCATCTCCTGTGGTTATCTGATTCTGAGTCTGTGTATGAGGCTGCTTTAGGCCTTTACGATTTGAACCTTGCAGCTATGGTGGCATTGAACTCTCAGCGGGACCCTAAAGAGttccttccttttcttcaacaaTTGGAATCGATGCCAGTTACTTTAATGCGTTATAACATTGACCTTAGGCTGCACAGGTTTGAGAAAGCGCTCAAGCACATTGTTTCTGCAGGAGACGCTTGTTACTCAGATTCTCTGAATCTGATGAGGAAAAATCCTCAACTTTTCCCCTTGGGACATCAATTGATTGCTAATCCTGCCAAGAAGAAGCAAGTCCTTGAGGCCTGGGGAGATTATCTTAGTGGTGAAAAATGCTTCGATGATGCTGCTGCCACTTATTTGTGTTGTTCCAGTTTGGAGAAGGCTTTGAAGTCATACCGTGCTTGTGGTAATTGGAGTAAGGTGCTTACAGTTGCTGGGCTTCTAAAACTGAGTGAAGATGAGATCATGCAAATGGCTCATGAGCTTTGTGAAGAACTTCAAGCACTTGGTAAACCAAGGGAAGCAGCCAAAATTGCTCTGGAGTATTGTGGTGACGTTAACAATGGGATGAATTTGTTGATTAGCGCCAGGGATTGGGAGGAGGCTTTGAGAGTCGCTTTAATGCACAATAGACAGGATTTGGTCTctgatgtgaagaatgcatcCTTGGAATGTGCAAGCTTGCTCATTGGTGAATACGAGGAAGGTTTGGAGAAAGTAGGGAAGTACTTGGCTCGATACTTGGCTTTAAGACAAAGAAGGTTACTTCTTGCAGCAAAAATCAAGTCAGAGGAATGGTCAATGGACGATCTTGACGATGATACTGCTTCAGAAGCTAGCAGTAATTTCAGTGGAATGAGTGCTTACACCACGGG GACCAGGGGTAGCTCTGGTACTTCCACCCGATCAAGGGCAGCCAGCAAGGCAAGAGATGCCAGGCGCCagagaaaaagaggaaaaatcCGCCCCGGCAG TCCTGGCGAGGAACTGGCTCTGGCAGACCACTTGAAGGGAATGTCTCTAACGACTGGAGCTTTGCAAGAGCTAAAGTCTTTGTTACTTTCGCTTATGATGCTTGGCGAGGTTGAAATCGCAAGGAAGCTGCAAAGGGCTGGGGAAAACCTTCAACTGTCTCATATGGCAGCAGTCAAACTAACTGAAGATACAATATCCAGTGATAACACAGATGAGCATACGCAGACTTTGGATCATTACACACAAATTATCCGAAGTGAAGTGCAGAACTCCGAGGCTTTCTTTTGGCGATGTAAAGTATTTCTTTCCCCTTAA